From Pseudomonas sp. LS1212, the proteins below share one genomic window:
- a CDS encoding sigma-E factor negative regulatory protein, translating into MSREALQESLSAVMDNEADELELRRVLSAVDDSETRATWSRYQVARAAMHNELLMPRLDIAAAVSAALADEATPVKATRSPWRSLGRLAVAASVTVAVLAGVRLYNQDEISGVELAAQQSAQQGLAVPQVQGPAVLAGYSESSEQATGPMASGVLQGQAGWQDQRLPGYLRQHAQEAALKGTESALPYARAASLENR; encoded by the coding sequence ATGAGTCGTGAAGCCCTGCAGGAATCGCTGTCCGCGGTGATGGATAACGAAGCGGACGAACTGGAATTACGTCGGGTACTGAGTGCCGTCGACGATTCTGAAACCCGTGCCACCTGGTCGCGTTATCAGGTTGCCCGTGCAGCCATGCACAATGAACTGTTGATGCCGCGTCTGGATATCGCAGCGGCAGTCTCGGCAGCGCTGGCGGACGAAGCCACGCCGGTCAAGGCTACTCGCAGCCCATGGCGCAGCCTGGGGCGTCTGGCGGTGGCCGCATCGGTGACCGTTGCCGTACTGGCAGGCGTGCGTCTGTACAACCAGGATGAAATCTCCGGCGTGGAACTCGCAGCACAGCAATCGGCCCAGCAAGGCCTGGCTGTACCACAAGTTCAAGGCCCGGCCGTTTTGGCAGGCTATAGTGAAAGTTCCGAGCAAGCGACCGGCCCGATGGCCAGTGGCGTTCTGCAAGGTCAGGCTGGCTGGCAGGATCAGCGGCTGCCAGGCTACTTGCGCCAGCACGCCCAGGAAGCAGCTCTTAAAGGCACCGAAAGCGCTCTGCCTTACGCACGCGCCGCCAGCCTGGAAAATCGCTAA